GTATCGATGATAATGTCGGCCGCCTCATAAAGCATCTCGAAAAGGAGGCCCTGCTGAAGGATACGGTCATTCTCTTTACTTCGGATCACGGGGATCTTTTTGGTGAACACCGTCGGGTCAATAAAGGAACTCCGCATGATATGTCGCTGCGAATTCCATTTGTTCTGGTGGACGGAAGCCAGCTGGTCAACCCAGTGGTGAATCATAATCCGATGGTGCCTCGGGGAAAAGTTATTGAACAGGCGGGCAATACGATTGATTGGATGGAGACGTTTTTGAGTTTGCTGGAGGTGAATCCTATTCCGGAAACACCGGGACGCGATCTGACTCCGTTGTTTGATCCGGAAAACCTTGCGGACTGGAATGATGTAACAGTAACCCGGAAATATTGGAATGCAGCTGTGGATTCACGTCATAAGCTGGTCATTGATTTTTACGGTAAAGAGACTTGGCTGCTGGATAATGAACGCGACCCTGATGAAGTGATTAATTTCATTGATGATCCCGCCTATGATCCCGTTGTCCGAAAACTAGCCAAGGCCATTAAGGTCTATATGGTTGAAAATGACTCCCCGGATAAAGAGGTAAGTGAAGAAATCGAACGCCTGCTTTCCCGCTCACAAAGATCAGATATTTAATGATTCTCGGAAACATGAATTAAACAGAGAGCAAATTGATGAACGTTAAAAATTATGTCGTATATGCGGCCGCATGGATGGTCATTGCTGCTTCGGCCGATGAAAAGAAATCATTGGTTGACTATTTTCTGCCGATGGAACCGCGGGGCGCGCTGGTGTCGGAAGGGATTTGGGGGGATCCCAATGTGTTGCCGCGTGATATTAATAACGGGCTCGAAGATGCAAAACTGGAAAACTGGTGCTACTGGGATGGCCGGATTGTGCAAAGCGATGATGGAAAATTCCACCTCTATGCCAGCCGCTGGCCCCAATCCATGGCGCATGGAGTCGGATGGAAGGCCGGTTCAAAAGGCATGCATGCTGTCAGCAATCATATTATGGGTCCCTATAAAGATCAGGGCCTGATCTATCCGCAGTGGCAAGGCGGCAGAGGACATAATCTCATCGGACTTCGTATGCATGACGGGCGCTATGCAGTGGTGACGAGTGAGATTACAGAAGGAGAAATCTTTGTTTCCGATACACCGGAGGGGCCCTTTGAATTGCTTGGAAAAATCGAGGTGGATGAAAACGGATTTAATAAAGGCCTGGCTCGGTATACCAACAGGGAAAGCCCTTCATACGGGCATATGTCGAATGTGAAAGTGCTGCTGCGGCATGATGGACGATATATGATTATTCCCCGTTCCACAGCTCCGATGGTCAGTGATGAGGGCATTCTCGGCCCCTATAAAATCATGAATGGTCGGATATACGAAAACTACCCTGACCTCCCTCAGACCCAGAACGAAGACCCAACGGTGTGGTATAGCGGAGGCATGTATCACGTCGTTTATAACCATTGGCCTTCGAAAACTTCGCACCATTTTTCATCTATTGATGGAATAACAGACTGGAAATACCGGGGCATTGCTTTCAAGAAGGACGAAACCAAGATTTTCCGTTATACCGATGGCACCGTTAATGACTGGCAATACATTGAACGTCCGACCGCCTATCTGGATGAACAAACCGGACATGTGACTCATTTTATTTTTTCAGTAATTGATGTCAAAAAAGGTCAGGATCGCGCCAATGATAATCATGCCAGTAAGATTGTTGTTGTTCCTTTCGATGGAGAAGCTTTTGATCGCGATATGCAGGCCCTTGTTAAAGCCGAGAAGGAAGCAGAATAAATGAAAAACATTTTGCTGTTAACCGCGCTGATCGGAGGGCTTACGGCCCATGCTGAAAAACCCAATATTCTTTTAATCATGGTGGATGATCTGAACCGGTTTGTAGGGTGCTATGACGGACCGGCCATATCGCCTAATATTGATAAACTGGCGGAAACCGGAGTCAAGTTTGGCAATGCATATTCAGCCTGTCCGTCGTGCAACCCCTCACGCGTTGCGTTGATGACCGGTCTTCGTCCGGAAAACAGCGGCGTATTCAACAATACCCAGCACTACCGCAAAACCGAGTCCGCAAAGAATTTAACCTCACTACCGGAATTTCTTCAGCAGAATGGATACCACACCATTGCCGCCGGTAAAATTTTCCATCACAGAGGAAGAAATCATAATAATCCCGATCCTCTGTCCGATCCGCAATCCTGGAATTTTCAGCCGGGAATCAGCGCTGAAAAAAGTTTCGGCCACAACTACAGAGCGCGATACTTTGAAGAAAACGGTGACCCCAAATGGCTTGCACGCACCTCCAAAACAGTCGCCCCAAAAGACCGGAAATCGTTAACAGGAACGTGGGTCTGGGGACCGCTGGAAGAAGATATTAAGCCAACCAACACATTGGATTGGAATGTTGCGGAATGGGGCGCTGCCTGGCTGAACCGGGACTTTTCGGAACCGCGGGTGGAGGACGCTCCTGCTCCCGATGAGAAACCCTGGCTTCTGGCCTGCGGAATCTTCCGGCCGCACATCCCCTATATCTGCCCTCAGCAATATTTTGATCTCTACACGACCGAAGAAAACAAACACCGATTGGCCCTTCCGGATTTGCCGGAGAATGATTTTGATGATCTGCCGCCCATTGCAAAGCCGGATTGGTTCGGCAGATATGTGAAGCCCTATCCGGAAGAGTGGTCATTTGTTCGGCATTCATATTATGCCTGTATTACGTATGCTGATGAGGCCGTTGGCATCATTCTCGATGGTCTGGCGAAAAGTGAATATGCTGACAATACCATCGTTATTCTGATGGGCGATCATGGTCAGCAGATCGGTGAAAAAGATAACGAAGGGAAAGCATGGGTATGGCGTTCGGCATCAGGGACACCCATGATCATTAAGATGCCCAATGGGGCAACTGGAACGGTGGAGTCTGCAGTATCTATGCTGGATATTTATCCAACGCTGGCCGAGCTGATTGGTGCAGAACCTCCTCATGAACTGGATGGAGTCAGTCTGTTGCCTCAACTGAAAGATCCGACGGCTAGACGTTCGGAACCTGCAGTAATTACCAACACCCGAGGCAACCAGATCGGGGTGGTATTGGATCAATGGCACTACATCAGTTATAATGATGGTACGCATGAATTATACGACCAGCATGCTGATCCCGGGGAATTTACCAACTTACTCCACCCCGCCAACTTTAAAGAAAAATACATGGTTGTTGTAAAACGACTTGAGCAATTTATTCCCGAAAACAGAAAATAGGAATAGGAGACGATATATGAGACCGGAATCGTTAACATTGATGACTCGTTTTGGAGTGGCCGTTTTTATACTGGCAGCAGTAACAGCAGGTGCCCGGAACCAATACGAATCGAGCTGGAAGTCCATTAAAACCCATGAAATTCCGGATTGGGGGCTCGATGCAAAATTCGGAATTTATGCCCATTGGGGACCGTATTCGATAACGGGGGAGTGGGAAGAATGTCCGCCTCCCAATGGCGGCAATTATTATACGACGGGTTATCGTGGAATTTATACCATAGATGAATGGAATCCCCAGCGTCAGGCATTTGAGAAGCGGTATGGTTCCATCAAAGATGGTAACGGATATTATCAGGTGGCTGAAAACTTTACTGCGAAGGGGTTTGATCCGGTTAAGTGGGCGGATTTGGTGAAGGAATCCGGTGCCAAGTATGCCGGCACCTGTGCGGTTCATCATGATGGGTATTTGATGTGGGACAGTGAGATTACAGATTTTTGCGCCGGAAAAATCGGAGCAAAAAGGGATCTGGTCGGCGAACTGTTTGCCGAGTTGGAAAAACGGAATATTAAAACCATAGCTTCGTTCCATCATGCCCGGACTAAAAAGTTCTTTGATGGTTGGTATAATTTGATGACCCGCCATGCTGACTATGCAGGTGTTGACCTACTGCAGCCGGAGGCACAAGACAGGTATTGGTTCATGGGAACAAAGGAAGATTTCGCAGCAAAGCGGTTAGCGATTACGAAAGAAATGATCAACAAATATAAGCCCGATGTCATTTGGTTTGACGGCGGGGCAACCGATGGGGCCACGGAAATTGTTTCCGAGTTCCTCAATATGGGTATCCGTGAGCATAAGGAGGTCTGTCTGCATAATAAAGATCGGCAATTTGGGCATGCCTATGGCGTCTATTCATATGAACGCGGATATCTCCGGCCGCTCAACCTGCTGAATCATCCCTGGGAGGATGATGAGACCTCATCAATCAGCGGGAGCTGGTGCTGGTGGCATGGCATTAACTACAAGCCGTCGGGCGATCTGATTAAACGGCTCTGTCATTTGGTAGCGAATAATGGCGGCCTGCTGCTTTCTCTTAATCCGCGTCCGGATGGGTCGTTTGATCCGGCTATGGAAGAACAGCTCAGAGGGATCGGTCGTTGGCTGAAGCAGAACGATGAAGCCATTCACGGAACACGCCCATGGAAAATTCAAGGGGAAGGGCATATGGATGAATTTGAGCTGCGTTATATCTGGAGCAAATCCATGCCCTATAGATACGCAACGCCTAACGTGAGACTGTTCAACCATACGGATATCCGCTTCACGACCAAGGGAAATACACTTTATGCCATACAGTTGGGAATTCCCCGATCGGGGAAAACCCTGATCAAATCGCTTTCCAATAGAACCAAAGTCGGTTCCGGTAATGAAATTAAAAGTATTGAATTACTGGGGCATGGCAAGGTGACATTTGTAAGAGGAGATGAAGAGCTGATGATCAAGCTTCCTAAACAGCTTCCTAATCATGTGGCTTTGGTTTTTAAAATTGAAATCGAGGGAGAACTCGAGCGAATTCTTTATCAGGGAAAACGCTAAGAAGAATTGATTTAAATTGCTGAACAGTGAACGGGCTAAGCGGACACACGATGTTTAAGACGCCGCATCTGGACCGGATGTCGGAACCCTGATTTTCCGAAGGCCGGGTGAAAACTATGAAATGGTGCTGGACGATCCAATCCATGGCTCGGATCCCGCGGTGGCCGGACACGCTGCCAGTCCGGCCGGTTCTCACGTTCAGTGAAAGAAAAATCACAATAATAAGCTGTTTTGGACAAAACAGTGGAAGCTGTGAGTTAGTAATACTGCCTAAGGATAAACTACGATATATTGTAGTTGCCGCGAGGGCAGGACTACAACTCCAAAGTTTTGCCCCCAAGCGGGACTCATGTTCCAATGTTCCATGTGTATTTAGAGTAAGTCGGAACGAATACAGGTCGATTCCGGGTGAATGGCAGAGGAACGTGGATGAACAAAACGTTTGGGTTTTTAATCGGTAGTTTTTGTGTGGCGTTGTTGGCGGCGGAAAAATCACGGGGGAACGCGTGTTCTTCTGCCGGGAATTCGTTGGTCAGCAGACCGAATGTGGTTCTGATCATGTGCGATGACATGGGCTTTTCGGATTTGGGGTGCTACGGGAGCGAAATTGAAACCCCGAATATCGATGCGCTGGCTAATGAGGGCATCCGGTTCAGTAATTTTAAAAATGCGGGGCGCTGCTGCCCGAGCCGCGCATCGTTGCTGACCGGCAGGTATCAGCATTCGGTAGGAATGGGCTGGATGACCGTGGTGGATGAGCATCGGCCGGGGTATCGCGGACAGATTACAGGCGAGGTTCCAACCATTGCAGAAGTTTTTAAAGCCAACGGTTATTCAACGTATATGTCCGGAAAGTGGCATGTTACGGTTGATGGGAGCTGGCGACCGGAAGAGGACGCCGCTCCCAATGGAAGCTGGCCGACGCAACGCGGTTTCGATGAATTCTACGGCAGTCTGTCCGGCGGCGGAAATTATTACAAAGTCAAGGGACTGAAGCGTAATACGACTGCGATTACCGATTTTCCAAAGGGCTATTACTACACGCATGCCATCACGAAACATGCCGTTGAGTTTATTGAACATCATAATACAGAAAAGCCGATGTTTATGTATCTGGCGCACTATGCGCCGCATGTGCCGTTGCAGGCTCCGGCAGAGCGGGTGGAAAAATGCAAAGCTCGCTATGCGGTTGGCTACGATGTGCTCCGGCAACAGCGGTTCCAACGATTGGAAAAACTCGGGCTGATTCCTTCCGGCAAAAAACTGCCGGCGAATAATGGCGAGTTTGATGAGGCCGTTCGGGTGGATTGGTCTGATCTTTCTGAAGAGAAGAAGGAGGTGTGGGTTGAAGAAATGGCCACCTATGCCGCGATGATTGAAGTGGTCGACGATGGTATTGGCGAAGTGGTGAATACGTTGAAGAAGAAAGGAATGTACGAAAATACCTATTTCCTGTTTTTGAGCGATAATGGGGGGAGCGCCCGGCAAAGCAAACTGGCGCGACTTCGGGCTGACCTGACGAATACCCCGTATCGGTTATACAAATGCTTTACCTATTCGGGCGGCATCAGTTCGCCTTTAATTATCAAAGCTCCGGAATCCATTCTTTTTGAGGGATCGTTGCGACACGACCTTGCGCATATTACGGATGTTTTTCCGACTTGTCTGGATTTGGCGGGCGTTGAGTATCCGGAAACATTTCACGGCGAACCGATTTCCGGGCCCGATGGAATCAGTCTGCTGCCTGCACTGAGAGGAGATTCCTTGCCGGAGCGGGATCTCTTTTTTGAACATCAGACCAGTTGCGCGGTAATTTCCGGCGATTACAAACTGGTTCGAGTGGATAGCCGAACGCCTTGGGAGTTGATTGATTTGAAGGCGGATCCATTTGAGACGACCGACCTCTCTTCCAGGTATCCCGAAAAGGCCATCGAACTGGAAAAGAAGTGGACGGCCTGGGCGACACGAAACCATGTTTTTCCGCTGGAGGAGCGCGAATGGAAAGAACGGGTTATTTACTATAAAGAAAAATATCCCGATCAGCGCGGGGACAGGTGAATCGATATGAAAAAAAGTACATTTGCGGTTTTGATGGTTTTTGCGGCGCTGGTTGTGAGTGACGCGGAGGCCAAGAAGACAAAACACGGTTCGAAGGAGTACACCGACCTGCCGCCGTATGAACGGGTTTCGGGGTTGGTGTGGGGCGGCCAGTTTATGGATCGTTTTGAACCGGTACCCGTTATGAGCCCTATGACCAGAGATACCTGGGGTGTTGATGCGGTCGTTCCGCGCGATATAACCAATGGAATCGAGGATCCCGACTGGTCGTATTGGGGCGGTAAGATCGTCAAAGGAGACGATGGGAAATATCATATGTTCCCGTGTCGCTGGTCGGAGGATAATCCGCGCGGACACCGTGCCTGGATGCATTCGCAAATTGTGCACGCGGTTTCTGAAAATCCGCTGGGTCCTTATAAGGTCATTGAACATATTGGCCCGGGGCATAATCCAAGCGTGTATCGGAAAGCTGATGGTTCTTATGTTGTGTATGCTTTCTGTCGAACCGAAGGTCGTTCGCTGAATTATTACTATCAGGCAAAGACGCTGGAAGGCCCGTGGTCGATCAATGCCTATGAAGAAGATTTGCGCGCGCGTCCGGGGACGTATCCCCATGCCTCGAACTGCGGCTTTGCTATGCGGGAAGACGGTTCATTTTTGAAGGTCGATAAAAAGGGAACCATGCATTTCAGTAAAACCGGAACCTCCAAATGGTATGCGGTCGGAACGGGGCGGGTTTTTCCGCCCAAACTGAATCCGAATGACCGCTATGAAGATCCGGCCCTTTGGTACGACGGTATTCAGTATCATATGATTACACATAATTACTTGGCCTGGCAGGCCTACTATTTACGCTCAAAAGACGGGGTGCACTGGGTAAAGGATCCGGGACTGGCCTATGGCGATGCAAACGTGGTGTATGAAGACGGTACGACGAATAACTGGTATCGCTTTGAGCGGGTTATGGTGCTGCAGGATGATCTCGGCCGAGCCGTGCAGATTAACTTTGCAACACTGGATGTGAATAAGGATTCGGAACGGGGCAACGACAACCACAACTCCAAAAACGTGTGTATTCCGCTGACGGTCGGCCGACAGCTGGAGGTGTTGAATCGTGAGCCTATTGATGCAAAAACCACTCAGATTCGCGTGAAAGTGAAGGCGGAAAAGGGGTTTGATCCACATGTGGATATGGAGCTTGAATCGCTCCGCTTCGGCGCGACGCAGGAAGTGGATTTCGGGCGCGGTTGCAAGGTCGTGAAAACAGAACCGTCGGGTCAGGATCTGATTCTGATTTTTGATGCCAAAGGAAATGGATTCAGGGCGGAAAATTTTGTCGGGAAACTGCTGGGGTTAACGACGGAAGGAAAATTGCTGTTCGGCTGGTCGCGTCTGCCGGGTGTAACCTATATAGAACCGATCCTGTCGGCGGATGTTCCCGTCATTAAGAGCGGAAAATCCGGAACCACGATTCTGGTGGACGTAACCAATTTCGGTCAGGTTTCTTCCGATGATTCGGCGCGGTTGGTTGTGATGGTTGAGGGTAAAAATGTGGCCTCCCGCCCGCTTCCTTTGCTCAAGCCCTTTGAGGAGCAGAGCGTGAGTCTAAACACTTCCGAAACCTATGAATGGTCGGAAACGGTTCCGGTTACCACTCAGTTGATCCTGAACGGTCGTGTGCAGGAGTCATTTGAGTCAAAGGTTACGGTCGGTTGCCAGCATTAATATAATAGGAATAACGGCACATTAAAACCAAGGTGAACAGAACGAAAGTCAGCACGTTTATCGCTCTAATATCGATTAGCTTTGGCTGCTTTGCGGTTTCTTCGAAGCCCAATATTATCCTCATTTTTGCGGATGATCTGGGGCCGGGCATGTTGAGCTGCAATGGTCAAAAGATCGTGAAGACGCCGCACATTGATCGCCTGGCGCATGAAGGAATCTCGTTTGAGAACTATTATGGAGGGGTCTATTGTGCGCCCGCGCGCTGGTCGCTGCTGACGGGGTTGCATTCGGGGCGTGTTGGCGGGTTTAAGCAAACCGACGGATCCTTGCCGCTTCTGCGTGACCGTGGTCGTATCACGCAGGCCGAATATGAGGAGCAATATGCTGAGCTGAAAGCGAATGCGAATCCGATTGGAGAGAATGAGGTTTTTCTGGCGGAAGTGGCGCGGCAAGCCGGCTATAAAACGGCACAGTTCGGGAAGTTGGATCGCGGGTTTCTAACGTGGCATGAGCGGGTGAAGCGGTTCGGCTGGGATGAATATGAGGGTTTTTATTCTCATGCCCGCTGTCATGGATTTTATCCCCCCTATATTTGGCGCAATGGAGAACGGATTGAACTGGAAGGCAACCCGAATGCCAATTGCGGGCGGGCGAGTCAGGACGGATTGGATGAACCGGTTGGGCAGTTTGGCAAGACCTATGTGCCCGACCTGTTTGCTGAAAGCGTGGTGGCCTATATTCGCGAACACGGCGAAGCGGTTCGCGCCGGAAAAAAGACGAAACCGTTTTTTCTGTATCATCCTACCCAGCTGCCGCACGGACCGTGCGCCGTACCGGCCATTCATCCCGATTATATCGATGACGAGCGGTTGGGGCTGGCGGAGAAAAAATATGCCACGATGGTCAAGATTCTCGATAACCATGTGGGCGCAATCCTCGCCGAGCTAAAGACGCAGGGGCTCGATGAAAACACGGTGGTGTTTTTTGCGTCGGATAACGGGCACGAGCTCTATTTCGGGCCGCGCATGGATTTTAAAAAACAGCAAACGCCGGACGGTGAGAAATATAATTTGACCGACAACAAATTCCGTACCTCAGAGGTCGCCGATATCTTTGACGGCGCGGGCGGTCGGGCCGGCTTGAAACGCTCGGGCTACCAGGGCGGGATTCAGTGCGTGATGATGGCGCGCTGGCCGGGAAAGATTGCCGCAGGGAAAAAATCGGGATTGCTGACATCTCACTATGATTTTCTCTCCACGGTCGCTGAAATTGGAGGGATTGCACCTCCTGCGGGTAAAGACGGCATCTCGTATTTGTCAACGTTGCTGGGGAAGCCGCAAACGACAAGCCATGACTATGTCGTGGTGGACAACAATTATCAGATCATGGGAGGTGCGGCGCTCGTTATGGCCGATGGCTTTAAGCTGATTCGTGACAATAATACGAAGGGATTCCAGCTCTACAACATTCTGGAAGATAACGAAGAGCGGTTTGAGCTATCAGCGCAGTACCCCGAACGGGTGGAGCAAATGAAAGCCATTTTGATGCGAGAAATAAAGTCCGAACGACGGGATTTGAAATAGCCATGAAGGAGAAGGGCATGCAACAGATGAAAAAGATTTTATTGAGGTCTGTCGCGACGGCGGTTTTGGCCGCGGCCTCCGGATCGTTTG
This is a stretch of genomic DNA from Pontiella agarivorans. It encodes these proteins:
- a CDS encoding sulfatase gives rise to the protein MKNILLLTALIGGLTAHAEKPNILLIMVDDLNRFVGCYDGPAISPNIDKLAETGVKFGNAYSACPSCNPSRVALMTGLRPENSGVFNNTQHYRKTESAKNLTSLPEFLQQNGYHTIAAGKIFHHRGRNHNNPDPLSDPQSWNFQPGISAEKSFGHNYRARYFEENGDPKWLARTSKTVAPKDRKSLTGTWVWGPLEEDIKPTNTLDWNVAEWGAAWLNRDFSEPRVEDAPAPDEKPWLLACGIFRPHIPYICPQQYFDLYTTEENKHRLALPDLPENDFDDLPPIAKPDWFGRYVKPYPEEWSFVRHSYYACITYADEAVGIILDGLAKSEYADNTIVILMGDHGQQIGEKDNEGKAWVWRSASGTPMIIKMPNGATGTVESAVSMLDIYPTLAELIGAEPPHELDGVSLLPQLKDPTARRSEPAVITNTRGNQIGVVLDQWHYISYNDGTHELYDQHADPGEFTNLLHPANFKEKYMVVVKRLEQFIPENRK
- a CDS encoding alpha-L-fucosidase — its product is MTRFGVAVFILAAVTAGARNQYESSWKSIKTHEIPDWGLDAKFGIYAHWGPYSITGEWEECPPPNGGNYYTTGYRGIYTIDEWNPQRQAFEKRYGSIKDGNGYYQVAENFTAKGFDPVKWADLVKESGAKYAGTCAVHHDGYLMWDSEITDFCAGKIGAKRDLVGELFAELEKRNIKTIASFHHARTKKFFDGWYNLMTRHADYAGVDLLQPEAQDRYWFMGTKEDFAAKRLAITKEMINKYKPDVIWFDGGATDGATEIVSEFLNMGIREHKEVCLHNKDRQFGHAYGVYSYERGYLRPLNLLNHPWEDDETSSISGSWCWWHGINYKPSGDLIKRLCHLVANNGGLLLSLNPRPDGSFDPAMEEQLRGIGRWLKQNDEAIHGTRPWKIQGEGHMDEFELRYIWSKSMPYRYATPNVRLFNHTDIRFTTKGNTLYAIQLGIPRSGKTLIKSLSNRTKVGSGNEIKSIELLGHGKVTFVRGDEELMIKLPKQLPNHVALVFKIEIEGELERILYQGKR
- a CDS encoding arylsulfatase; the encoded protein is MNKTFGFLIGSFCVALLAAEKSRGNACSSAGNSLVSRPNVVLIMCDDMGFSDLGCYGSEIETPNIDALANEGIRFSNFKNAGRCCPSRASLLTGRYQHSVGMGWMTVVDEHRPGYRGQITGEVPTIAEVFKANGYSTYMSGKWHVTVDGSWRPEEDAAPNGSWPTQRGFDEFYGSLSGGGNYYKVKGLKRNTTAITDFPKGYYYTHAITKHAVEFIEHHNTEKPMFMYLAHYAPHVPLQAPAERVEKCKARYAVGYDVLRQQRFQRLEKLGLIPSGKKLPANNGEFDEAVRVDWSDLSEEKKEVWVEEMATYAAMIEVVDDGIGEVVNTLKKKGMYENTYFLFLSDNGGSARQSKLARLRADLTNTPYRLYKCFTYSGGISSPLIIKAPESILFEGSLRHDLAHITDVFPTCLDLAGVEYPETFHGEPISGPDGISLLPALRGDSLPERDLFFEHQTSCAVISGDYKLVRVDSRTPWELIDLKADPFETTDLSSRYPEKAIELEKKWTAWATRNHVFPLEEREWKERVIYYKEKYPDQRGDR
- a CDS encoding glycoside hydrolase family protein — encoded protein: MKKSTFAVLMVFAALVVSDAEAKKTKHGSKEYTDLPPYERVSGLVWGGQFMDRFEPVPVMSPMTRDTWGVDAVVPRDITNGIEDPDWSYWGGKIVKGDDGKYHMFPCRWSEDNPRGHRAWMHSQIVHAVSENPLGPYKVIEHIGPGHNPSVYRKADGSYVVYAFCRTEGRSLNYYYQAKTLEGPWSINAYEEDLRARPGTYPHASNCGFAMREDGSFLKVDKKGTMHFSKTGTSKWYAVGTGRVFPPKLNPNDRYEDPALWYDGIQYHMITHNYLAWQAYYLRSKDGVHWVKDPGLAYGDANVVYEDGTTNNWYRFERVMVLQDDLGRAVQINFATLDVNKDSERGNDNHNSKNVCIPLTVGRQLEVLNREPIDAKTTQIRVKVKAEKGFDPHVDMELESLRFGATQEVDFGRGCKVVKTEPSGQDLILIFDAKGNGFRAENFVGKLLGLTTEGKLLFGWSRLPGVTYIEPILSADVPVIKSGKSGTTILVDVTNFGQVSSDDSARLVVMVEGKNVASRPLPLLKPFEEQSVSLNTSETYEWSETVPVTTQLILNGRVQESFESKVTVGCQH
- a CDS encoding arylsulfatase, which encodes MNRTKVSTFIALISISFGCFAVSSKPNIILIFADDLGPGMLSCNGQKIVKTPHIDRLAHEGISFENYYGGVYCAPARWSLLTGLHSGRVGGFKQTDGSLPLLRDRGRITQAEYEEQYAELKANANPIGENEVFLAEVARQAGYKTAQFGKLDRGFLTWHERVKRFGWDEYEGFYSHARCHGFYPPYIWRNGERIELEGNPNANCGRASQDGLDEPVGQFGKTYVPDLFAESVVAYIREHGEAVRAGKKTKPFFLYHPTQLPHGPCAVPAIHPDYIDDERLGLAEKKYATMVKILDNHVGAILAELKTQGLDENTVVFFASDNGHELYFGPRMDFKKQQTPDGEKYNLTDNKFRTSEVADIFDGAGGRAGLKRSGYQGGIQCVMMARWPGKIAAGKKSGLLTSHYDFLSTVAEIGGIAPPAGKDGISYLSTLLGKPQTTSHDYVVVDNNYQIMGGAALVMADGFKLIRDNNTKGFQLYNILEDNEERFELSAQYPERVEQMKAILMREIKSERRDLK